In Camelus bactrianus isolate YW-2024 breed Bactrian camel chromosome 5, ASM4877302v1, whole genome shotgun sequence, the DNA window GTCTCTCTTACCAGCCCTGTTTTGGGGCCCTGCATCAGGGTAGGGAGGGGGCCTGTTGCTCCAGGTTGGAGTCCACAGCTGGGTAGGCATCACTCTGGAGTGGACACCTGTGGTCAGATCTGCCAGTCTTGGCATGAAGGGTCAGCCAAGAAACGCTGGACATGTGGCCCCAGTTACAAGGCCAGAGCTATGCTGGGTGCCCTGGGAGACTCAGTCATGAGGCAGAAGGGGTGCCAGGGCCTGGGATCCCAGCCtgcagtgtgtgtgtggcagCTGGTGCCCCATGGAGGCCGCAGTGGGTCTGTGCCAGTGTCCTCCAGGTTGCCAGGCTGGTGTATCCAGGTTAAGGGGAGCACAGTGGCTGGGCTGAGGTTGGGTGTCACCAGTTCAgggagtgggggttgggggatCTTGGATTAGGGGAGCATGGTGATGGGAGAAGGTTTGAGGGCCCCAGGTTTGGGGGTTGCTGGGTTGGGATCTCTCCAGGTGGGGAAGTGCAGAAGGGGGCTCCCTCACTGATGGAGGCTGTGCTCTCCCCCCAGTTTCCTTGGGGACAAGGCTGAGGGGCCCCCCATCACCAACGTCATGTTCCTCAAGACACACAAGACAGCCAGCAGCACGGTGCTCAATATCCTCTTCCGCTTCGCCGAGACAAACAACCTGTCAGTGGCACTGCCCGTGGGCTCCCAGTTCCACCTGGGCTACCCCTGGCTCTTCCTGGCACGCTACGTGGAGGGTGTGGAGCCCAGCGGCCCCAAGCAGCACTTCAACATCATGTGCAACCACCTGCGGTTCAACCTGCCGGAGGTGCGGGAGGGGTGGGGCTCAGCCCCAGCTACCCACAGCCCCTGGGCTTTGTGGTGTGACTGTGGCACAGAGGGATGGTGGCTGGCATGCTGGAGACGCTGGGTCATGGGGTGTGTGCATGCAGGGACCTGGCTGCGGCCTCGCACGGTGGCTGGCAGGGGCCTCCGCACAGCCCGAAGTACCCCATCCCTGCTGCAGGTCGCAGGTGTCAGAGGCCTGCTGCTCTTGGAGTCAGAGGCCTGctgctctctccctcttctctggctTCTTCCTGGTTCCCAAAACTGCCAGTTCTTCCCACCTTAggacctttgcacgtgctgtcTCCTTTGGTAGGGAGGCTCCTCATAGCTCCTTCTCTGGGTCATTCGGGTCTCAACTTAGAGGTCATCTCCTCCCAGGGGCTTCTCTGATCTCCCTTACAAAGGCTTAGCTTGGGTGAGTGGGGGAAGGGTGAgggtgttggggggtggggcatGGCCTGGTTCAGGTGTTTTGGGATCACTCTGGACACCGGTGGAGAGTGTCAGGCAGGGGAGCAAGGTGGCCTGGACTGGCTGCAGGAAGGTGATGGGGCAAGGGCAGTGGGCAGGTTCAGGTGTCCTGCTGGGTGGCGGCTGGGGGAGAAGACACCACCTGCCTCCTTGGCCGCCCAGAAGGAGCCCAGAGAGTCACCAGTTCTTCTTGTCTTATTTCCAAACAGGTGCAGAAGGTCATGCCCAAAGACACCTTCTACTTTTCCATCCTCAGAAACCCCGTCTTCCAGCTGGAGTCTTCCTTCGTTTATTACAAAGACCACACCCCTGCCTTCAGGGGCGTCACGAGCCTGGAAGCCTTCCTGGCCTCCCCGTGGACCTACTACAACTGGAGCCTGGGCCTGAGCAACATCTACGCCAGGAACAACATGTGGTTCGACCTGGGGTTCGACAACAACGCGCCGGCCGAGGAGGGCTATGTCCGCGCGAGCCTCGCTGCCGTGGAGCAGCGCTTCCAGCTGGTTCTCATAGCCGAGCACTTCGACGAATCCATGGTGCTGCTGCGGCGCCTGCTGCGCTGGCGGCTGGACGACGTGGTCTCCTTCAGTCTCAATTCCCGCAGCCGGCGTACCGTCACCAGCCTGACGCCCGAGGGCCAGGAGCGCGCGCAGCGCTGGTGCGCCCTGGACTGGCGCCTCTACCAGCACTTCAACCGCACCTTCTGGGCCAAGGTGCACGCGGAGCTGGGCCTGCAGCGGCTGCGCGCAGAGGTGGAGCTGCTGCGGGTGCGGAGGCGTGAGCTCGAGGCTCTGTGCCTGCAGGACGGTGGGCCCAAGAACCAGTAGCAGATCACTGACCGCCTGCTGCGCCCCTACCAGTCGGGCAAGGCTGACATCCTGGGCTACAACCTCAGGCTGGGCCTGG includes these proteins:
- the GAL3ST2 gene encoding galactose-3-O-sulfotransferase 2 isoform X2, coding for MSFLGDKAEGPPITNVMFLKTHKTASSTVLNILFRFAETNNLSVALPVGSQFHLGYPWLFLARYVEGVEPSGPKQHFNIMCNHLRFNLPEVQKVMPKDTFYFSILRNPVFQLESSFVYYKDHTPAFRGVTSLEAFLASPWTYYNWSLGLSNIYARNNMWFDLGFDNNAPAEEGYVRASLAAVEQRFQLVLIAEHFDESMVLLRRLLRWRLDDVVSFSLNSRSRRTVTSLTPEGQERAQRWCALDWRLYQHFNRTFWAKVHAELGLQRLRAEVELLRVRRRELEALCLQDGGPKNQ
- the GAL3ST2 gene encoding galactose-3-O-sulfotransferase 2 isoform X1 yields the protein MLSAPGSLQRCFQAILLLALTVFLLAIFLNVDIRLLMSFLGDKAEGPPITNVMFLKTHKTASSTVLNILFRFAETNNLSVALPVGSQFHLGYPWLFLARYVEGVEPSGPKQHFNIMCNHLRFNLPEVQKVMPKDTFYFSILRNPVFQLESSFVYYKDHTPAFRGVTSLEAFLASPWTYYNWSLGLSNIYARNNMWFDLGFDNNAPAEEGYVRASLAAVEQRFQLVLIAEHFDESMVLLRRLLRWRLDDVVSFSLNSRSRRTVTSLTPEGQERAQRWCALDWRLYQHFNRTFWAKVHAELGLQRLRAEVELLRVRRRELEALCLQDGGPKNQ